Genomic window (Vigna unguiculata cultivar IT97K-499-35 chromosome 10, ASM411807v1, whole genome shotgun sequence):
ATTGATGAAGCTGTTCAGCTGTTCAAGAAAATGCCGCATAAAGATAATGTCTCGTGGACTACAATAATCAATGGGTACATTCGAGTTGGTAAGCTTGAGGAAGCACGTAAAGTTTACAATCAGATGCCTTGCAAAGACATTGCAGCGAAAACGGCACTAATGACTGGATTAATACAAAATGGAAGGATAGACGAGGCTAATAAAATGTTTAGTCAAATTCTTGCACGTGATGCTATTTGTTGGAACAACATGATTGCAGGCTATTCCCAGAGTGGAAGAATGGATGAAGCTCTCAATTTATTTAGACAAATGCCGATTAAGAATGTTGTTTCATGGAATACTATGATCTCTGGATATGCTCAGGCAGGACAAATGGATAGAGCAACAGAGATCTTTCAGGCCATGAGAGAGAAGAATTTAGTTTCCTGGAATTCTCTTATTGCTGGTTTCCTACAAAATAATCTATACACAGATGCTCTTAAGAGTTTGGTTATGATGGGGCAGGAGGGAAAGAAACCCGATCAATCAACTTTACCATGTGGCTTAAGTGCATGTGCTAATCTTGCTGCTTTGCAAGTGGGCAAACAACTTCACGATTATATTCTGAAGAGCGGTTATATGAATGATTTATCTGTTAACAATGCCCTGATCACTATGTACGCAAAATGTGGAAGGGTACAAAATGCTGAACAAGTGTTCAGAGACATTGAATGTATTGATCTTATTTCCTGGAATTCCTTAATTTCAGGTTATGCTTTGAATGGATGCGCAAATAAGGCATTTGAAGCCTTTGGCCGGATGCTATCACAAAGAGTCGTTCCTGACGAGGTTACTTTTATTGGGATGTTGTCAGCATGTAGTCATGTGGGTTTAGTGACTGAGGGTTtggatatttttaaatgtatgaTTGAAGATTTTGCTATTGAACCCTTGGCAGAACATTACAGCTGCCTTGTTGACTTGTTTGGCCGCGTGGGTAGGCTAGAGGAAGCCTTCAATATTGTGAGTGAGATGAAGGTGGAAGCAAATGCTGGATTATGGGGTTCATTGCTTGGGGCTTGTCGTGTACACAAAAACCTGGAACTCGGCATATTTGCATCCCGGAGACTTTTCGAACTCGAGCCTGATAATGCCTCCAATTACATTACCCTGTCAAACATGCATGCTGAGGCTGGTAGATGGAAAGAGGTCGAAAGACTAAGGATGATGATGAGGGACAAAAGAGCTGGAAAGCAACCTGGTTGCAGCTGGATTGAAGTTCAAAATCAGATACAACATTTTCTGTCACATGATGTGGCAAAGCTGAGACACGAAAATATTCAGCTTATATTGAATACTTTAGCCGCACACATGAGGGACAAATGTAACATATCTGACATGGAATCAGCCTGTGACATTCCATGACTCGAGGTACTCACAACTTGGTCGCAACTTAGCTTTTGAACTACATTGAATAAGTAAAGTGAATTTCTATTGCATTGCTACCAGGAATAATCGGAAGATAACTGCTTTTTATTGGAGATTTATGTGATGGTGACTATGACACACCGAGCATTGTCTTTTTCGTGATCTTGACACTGTATTTTCTGGTGATTTCCACAATCCTGTATTTACTGTAAGTTTCAGCCCAATGGGCATATTAATTTGTTAAGTGTTTCACTTGTTTTTAACTATTGTCAACAGAACTTTTTTGGattatattattcattgtgTCTGGATTGAACCCATGGTGGGAATGAACACTGTTGTTGAGTGGACCCTCTATCAAGTAGTTTCTGACTGGAAATTGTATTATATAATATCATTGATAATGCCTTACCAAACCCACAAGTTACAGGGTTGAATTAGATAGATACAACATTAGGTTTTATGTAAGTCTCTGTTTAGATACTCTGATGTGTGTTTTTGGTCACAAAGTATATTGAAATTTCACCATAGAAATTGTATTTTGTAATATTGCCCATATGCACCTATAGTGCGGAAGTAGAAGAGCTACACCATTCCTATGGTTGAGGGGTTTATTATCACAATTTAAGATCACTTTCCAAATCCCCAACTACCCCAACCATTGATTGCAAATTTGAAGTacccagaaaaaaaaattattttggggCAAAGGTAGTGTAGTATCTGTGGTGTGTGGGTTCTCGAGGGATGTTACTCAACCAGAGCCGAGTCTGGGTTCTAGAATCCTTATAGGTTAAGCCTCAATGCCATCACTACAAGTATTTTTCTTGCCTTTCTTGGGTGACAGTCTCAGTTGTGGTGTTTGCTTACATATCACGTTCTATAACAGTTCTATATGTATCAAATTTATTGCACTCAATTTGAAAGTTAATTCTAAGGAGCTAATTGTAATTGTTAGCTCCAAACATCTAATTCCTTTTGCTATGCCGCCCCTGGGGTCTTGTTTGTAGGACCAAGATAAAGATTGGTAATAACAAACAGTTTATTATTGTCTTTCGCATGATTGTAGAATAGGTTAACTGAGGAGTCccaattttgttgaatttttcaTAGCTAATTGCATATCCTTGGGTAgtgtttgtgcttaattttgtgtttttagaTTAGATTTGGATTAAGGAGCTAATTTCttagtttttcataatttgtgTTAATAATGCATTCTTAGACTAGTTTTTAGTCTAATTTCTATCTTAGTGTATTCTTAGTCTTTGTGAGTAGTATAGTAtagttttaagtttaacttagtTTCGATTCTAGTCTAGAGTTTTAAAATTCAGATTTAGATTTTCAGTTTTAGTATATTTAGGTTCTGTTTTTAGGAATTTTAGTGTTgtgtttaaataattctttGCTTTCAGGAtatgattttcttttggtatGATAAATTTTTGGTGTATATCTAGAGTCAAGTTTTAGAGTAGGTTTGTGACTGTGCTTGGCTAGTTGTCCTTAATTCACCGTGTCTTATATTCTTTAGCTTTGTTTTGTAATTCTAATGTACATTTCGTTTGAGCTAGGTGTTGTGTGGCCTTGGAGAGTAGATGCTGATGTGGGATTTGCTGGTTTAAGGACTCTTGGCTGTGAATTAGAGGGCTGAACTGCTTGGAAGCTTGCTGGAAACAGGAACCAGAGATAGCCTCTGCGTCACGTGGAGTGCAGTGCACATGAGGTGAATTGGACAGCTTTGCATTAAGGAAACTTACAAGAGAAGCTGCTGCCACGTTGGAATAAAGGAAGAGGAAGCTGCCATTTTTACAGAAGCTGACTTGGAACACATTACAGCTGTCAATGTGACTTGGAGTAGCAAGTTAGGAGCTCCAACAGTCAAAACTACTGCACTTGGGCAACCTGCACCAGCCAGTTACGTTTGGGATGATGAAACCTGGAAACCAGCTACCTAGGTCCTAGGTTCTGACAGTTAATGTAGTTAAAAGAATTGTAAAGAGAGTTGACTGGttttgagaagttactttgactGGTATTACAGGTTTTTCAGTTGCTTAGGTAGTCAGAGTGTATAAGGAAAATCTGGACAGACAACAAGAAGAATTACACATTTCACACTACATAGACAGAAATCTCTACAATTTACGGTTCTTAGGTTTTCGTTTGCTGAAGCTTGAGGTGTTCTTGACTCCAAAGTGAGGTAGCACTCCAAGAGCTTAGGTATTGTgtaatttctttcattttaattgaatttgcaAGTTTATATTATgttcttctacttcttttactaaattttacCGATTGAATTCTCTGTTTCTTTCATTCAATTACAGTTTTACATTCAATTTAGCATTTACACTATGTTACGTTCATGTTCTTCCTCTTTCAAATCAGATTTTGGATTTACTACTCTTTTTCAATTGATTCTTGGTTTTGCTACCTTACTAGAATCGATGATGGAATAATATTGAGTTCTAGTGAATCCAAAGTGATCATTTACATCTAAGGAACTCAGAAATGAACCTTAGTATGtgaaatcaagaatcaattgAAGTGAAAGTTGAATTTCTATTTTCTGGTTTAGAAACGTACAATTGGTCAGCTCACGCTGATTTTACTCTAACATGCAATTTTCGAATTCTTAGTTATTTGACCTTTAATTCATGTTTCTCTACTTACTTTCATGTTTACAAATGTGCTcaattgttaaaatttcagTTCTGCAGTATAATTCTGTTTTTGGTAGTTTAGGTAGTTATTctagttattttagttttctaGTCTAGGTTAGAATTAGGATTTTGATTTCTAGTGTGGTTTTAGTTAAATTCATTATTCCATTAGTCAATTAGGACCAAAATGAACATGTTTGCATCTTCATATACTTAATTCACTCAGTTCTGCATAGTATAATAAGATTTTAAGGTGCTGTCACGTTCTTACTAGCTCTAGGTGCTGTCATTTCCAGTTTAAACTCTGATTTTTcgtttttagtgtttttttttctgtttctacACATTTCATTTGAATTATGTTAGTGATTTTAGTAGGTTTCATGCATTCATATTGCATATAACTCAGAATCGCATCTTGAACCATGAAGTGCAAATGCTGTCAAAAGCTGTCAAATTCCTAAAAGTGGCTTTCAAGAGTGATTTTGAGCATTTTGAGTTTTCAATTAGATTTGCAT
Coding sequences:
- the LOC114165959 gene encoding pentatricopeptide repeat-containing protein At4g02750-like — translated: MKLKHGIRQIGEAGNHVISRNMQIIRLGKLGKVEDAIRIFSNMTDKNLVTYNSMVSILAKNARISDARQLFDKMSLKNIVSWNSMIAGYLHNNMVEKASELFDAMPEKDNFSWALMITCHTRKGDLDKARELLELVPDKLNTACWNAMIAGYAKKGKFNDAEKVFDQMPTKDLVSYNSMLAGYTQNGKMILALQFFEKMAKRNVVSWNLMVAGYVNSGDLSSAWQLFENIPNPNVVSWVTMLCGFARYGKIIEARRLFDKIPIKNVVSWNAMIAAYVQELQIDEAVQLFKKMPHKDNVSWTTIINGYIRVGKLEEARKVYNQMPCKDIAAKTALMTGLIQNGRIDEANKMFSQILARDAICWNNMIAGYSQSGRMDEALNLFRQMPIKNVVSWNTMISGYAQAGQMDRATEIFQAMREKNLVSWNSLIAGFLQNNLYTDALKSLVMMGQEGKKPDQSTLPCGLSACANLAALQVGKQLHDYILKSGYMNDLSVNNALITMYAKCGRVQNAEQVFRDIECIDLISWNSLISGYALNGCANKAFEAFGRMLSQRVVPDEVTFIGMLSACSHVGLVTEGLDIFKCMIEDFAIEPLAEHYSCLVDLFGRVGRLEEAFNIVSEMKVEANAGLWGSLLGACRVHKNLELGIFASRRLFELEPDNASNYITLSNMHAEAGRWKEVERLRMMMRDKRAGKQPGCSWIEVQNQIQHFLSHDVAKLRHENIQLILNTLAAHMRDKCNISDMESACDIP